From the genome of Neodiprion pinetum isolate iyNeoPine1 chromosome 3, iyNeoPine1.2, whole genome shotgun sequence, one region includes:
- the LOC124213917 gene encoding MAP/microtubule affinity-regulating kinase 4, translating into MSLMKKAIGGSIHRIREFELEKVNLGDEFDILQIVGEGWFGKILLTEHRSTQTEMVLKALPKPYTSISDFYREFHYGLHLSAHRNIITTYDVAFETAGFFVFSQEYAPLGDLTSNVTETGLGELHAKRVARQLAAAIHHIHSRELVHRDVKLDNILVFKSDFSRIKLCDFGETRRVSTVVRRHNEWLPYSPPEVLQIDTDDAYKALTAHDVWQFGIVIFVCLTGCLPWQKAATDDPRYARYLNWHSATLNIAKKPKLFQLISSRAQRMFKRLLDPKQEKRPASVFEVNKYLDDRWLAKLGAEKALNGGADERDELCPSMYSFHSSLEEKNQLLFTLTQYGIETTVDRSRKKDRIREWIESSAIMEENEEESEGEDASDTEELNMRGKHFPERRESARSPEPVQPKAKRSNSKRNSIQQTKLPGYATPKPIERKNPFAPKVAKERQAIAKSASFPNGDPSLAVKLSGSDNFALPEVTDLHKPPAEIYSSSGIFDHYNGKIGHQNPTNSPQNGAENSRQSPAKVVAAQRNRTAAGESTNDNRSSPVDSKIGGRSGNNCVNGSPSSSTNVSRASPTASGVSQTVVNPTSIAMSPENGGQTLEAEGAPLESASYRSRSPQAPARKHRSQTATLPVLQPTAASPKSVQPRRSQTTVLPAIPSVAPLQPVNPLTMSIASQLVMQSFNSLQAMNIALPVIQPEDPQSVTSDGKAERQTVEQTTRTYGKDVYEHYGIAQGVVMKVISDAPRHRGSTGSGSRSVSN; encoded by the exons ATGAGTTTGATGAAGAAGGCCATCGGGGGATCGATTCACAGGATACGAGAATTTGAACTCGAAAAG GTAAACCTTGGGGATGAGTTTGACATACTACAGATCGTCGGTGAGGGTTGGTTCGGAAAGATTCTTCTGACTGAGCATCGAAGTACGCAGACTGAAATGGTGCTAAAAGCACTGCCCAAACCGTACACAAGCATATCGGATTTTTACAGAGAGTTTCACTATGGCCTTCACCTTTCGGCTCACAGAAACATCATTACAACCTACGACGTGGCCTTCGAAACGGCGGggtttttcgttttcagtCAGGAATACGCGCCATTGG GTGACCTCACATCCAACGTGACGGAAACTGGACTAGGTGAGCTTCACGCGAAGAGGGTGGCGAGGCAACTGGCTGCTGCTATCCACCACATCCACAGTAGAGAACTCGTGCACAGGGACGTCAAGCTGGACAACATCCTTGTGTTCAAAAGTGACTTCTCGCGAATAAAGCTCTGCGATTTTGGTGAGACTCGTAGAGTGAGCACTGTGGTTAGACGGCACAATGAGTGGCTTCCTTACTCACCCCCGGAAGTACTTCAGATCGACACTGACGATGCCTACAA ggCTCTAACGGCCCATGATGTCTGGCAGTTTGGAATAGTGATATTCGTATGCCTCACCGGCTGTCTGCCATGGCAGAAAGCAGCTACTGATGATCCGAGGTATGCAAGGTACCTCAATTGGCACTCGGCTACCCTGAACATCGCTAAGAAGCCAAaactgtttcagctaatcagcTCGAGAGCGCAGAG AATGTTCAAAAGACTGTTAGATCCTAAGCAAGAAAAACGTCCAGCTAGTGTAtttgaagtaaataaatacCTTGACGACAGATGGCTGGCGAAACTCGGCGCAGAGAAGGCGTTGAATG GCGGAGCGGACGAAAGAGACGAGCTGTGTCCGTCAATGTACAGTTTCCACAGTTCGCtagaagagaaaaatcagTTGTTATTCACCCTGACGCAGTACGGCATTGAGACGACGGTGGACAGATCTCGAAAAAAGGACCGTATTCGGGAATGGATCGAGTCAAGTGCAATAATGGAGGAGAACGAGGAAGAATCTGAGGGTGAGGACGCATCGGATACAGAGGAACTGAACATGCGAGGAAAGCACTTTCCGGAAAGACGAGAGAGCGCTAGAAGCCCGGAACCAGTCCAGCCGAAGGCGAAGCGTTCCAATAGCAAGAGGAACAGCATCCAGCAGACTAAGCTTCCGGGCTACGCGACACCAAAGCCGATAGAGAGAAAGAATCCATTTGCTCCAAAAGTGGCGAAGGAACGCCAAGCGATAGCAAAAAGCGCAAGCTTTCCAAACGGGGATCCAAGCCTGGCGGTGAAGCTTTCAGGCTCGGACAACTTCGCCCTTCCGGAAGTGACTGACCTCCACAAACCTCCGGCAGAGATCTATTCGAGCTCTGGTATATTTGACCATTATAACGGTAAAATTGGCCACCAAAACCCGACCAATAGTCCCCAAAATGGCGCTGAGAACTCGCGGCAAAGTCCAGCCAAGGTCGTCGCAGCACAGCGGAACAGAACGGCGGCCGGTGAGTCGACCAACGATAACAGATCGTCGCCGGTCGATTCGAAAATCGGCGGAAGATCGGGGAACAATTGCGTCAATGGCAGTCCAAGCAGCTCAACTAACGTCTCGCGTGCCAGTCCAACAGCCTCCGGCGTTTCTCAGACCGTTGTAAATCCCACGAGCATCGCGATGTCGCCCGAAAATGGGGGTCAGACTCTGGAAGCGGAGGGCGCCCCCCTCGAATCAGCTTCGTACAGGTCCCGGAGTCCACAAGCCCCGGCACGCAAGCACCGCTCTCAAACGGCAACGCTTCCGGTGCTGCAGCCGACCGCCGCAAGTCCAAAATCCGTTCAACCTAGGCGGAGCCAAACTACCGTACTTCCAGCAATACCCAGCGTTGCTCCTCTTCAGCCCGTGAATCCTTTGACAATGTCGATCGCCTCCCAGCTGGTAATGCAGAGCTTCAACTCTCTCCAGGCGATGAACATCGCTTTGCCGGTCATACAGCCCGAGGATCCTCAGTCGGTAACCTCGGACGGTAAGGCCGAGCGGCAGACGGTTGAACAGACCACCAGAACCTACGGCAAAGACGTTTATGAGCACTATGGTATCGCTCAGGGTGTTGTGATGAAGGTTATCTCCGACGCGCCCAGACACAGAGGTTCTACTGGCAGCGGGAGTAGGTCTGTTAGTAATTAA
- the LOC124214622 gene encoding zygotic gap protein knirps → MDLGDLQPGVAGVSAVPGKAVHPVRWWTPSATLTSSTIAPVSSASGNTDVMNQLCRVCGEPAAGFHFGAFTCEGCKSFFGRTYNNLSSISECKNGGICVINKKNRTACKACRLRKCLMVGMSKSGSRYGRRSNWFKIHCLLQEQSNQVQTRLKAPKLPYNEKSFSSQLDAANNNTSSNNNNNNNNNNTTNNNCNNNNNHNHNHNNKNNNNNNNNNCSSSTVNSYINDQRLPKRDLCNEGPTAAAAAAAAAGPQDLLRHPDCAQVMRSQDLIRAEQARFPIWRGPPFFHPALTTHMQLLNSPFFPFQQRFMVPYVSHLSPPNLQPVTSILSSSSSESFSPRSTPSPKPSELYRAPPSNLSSAASRDKSIAFLRSLGPEQVAPIDLSMKSRAECTTVTDAAGTTDDEKSSESEEDGEEIAETETGPPLDLTRKT, encoded by the exons ATGGACCTGGGGGACCTGCAGCCGGGGGTGGCGGGGGTCAGCGCAGTTCCAGGTAAAGCTGTTCACCCTGTCAGGTGGTGGACGCCATCGGCAACGCTCACTTCCTCCACGATAGCACCGGTTTCATCAGCCTCCGGAAACACTGACGTG ATGAATCAGCTCTGCAGGGTCTGCGGAGAACCTGCCGCGGGGTTTCATTTCGGGGCGTTCACCTGCGAAGGTTGCAAG TCATTCTTCGGTCGAACATACAACAACCTGAGCAGCATATCGGAGTGTAAAAACGGTGGAATATGTGTAATAAACAAGAAGAATCGTACAGCGTGCAAGGCGTGTCGTTTGCGGAAGTGTCTAATGGTGGGAATGTCGAAATCGGGTTCTCGATACGGTCGACGATCAAACTGGTTCAAAATCCACTGCCTGTTGCAGGAGCAATCAAACCAAGTACAGACGCGCCTGAAAGCTCCGAAGCTACCGTACAACGAGAAGTCGTTCAGCAGTCAATTGGACGCTGCGAACAACAACACGAGcagtaacaacaacaacaacaataacaacaacaacacgaCGAACAACAACtgcaacaataacaacaaccaCAACCACAAccacaacaacaaaaacaacaacaacaacaataacaacaactgcagcagcagcaccgtAAACAGCTACATCAACGATCAAAGATTGCCAAAGAGAGACCTCTGCAACGAGGGCCCAacagcggcggcggcggcggcggcggcggcggggCCTCAGGACCTCCTCAGGCATCCAGATTGTGCCCAAGTAATGAGGTCCCAGGACCTCATCCGTGCCGAACAGGCCCGTTTCCCGATTTGGCGTGGTCCTCCCTTCTTTCATCCCGCGCTTACGACCCACATGCAGCTGCTCAACAGTCCATTCTTCCCGTTCCAGCAACGATTCATGGTACCCTACGTGAGTCATTTGAGCCCTCCTAATCTACAACCGGTAACAAGTATCCTCTCGAGTTCATCGAGCGAGAGCTTTAGTCCCAGATCAACGCCGTCGCCGAAACCGTCGGAGCTTTATAGGGCCCCACCGTCTAACCTAAGCTCTGCCGCATCCCGCGACAAGAGTATAGCCTTCCTAAGGTCTCTGGGACCTGAGCAGGTGGCGCCGATCGACCTCAGTATGAAATCCCGGGCTGAGTGTACCACGGTAACCGATGCCGCTGGTACCACGGATGATGAGAAAAGCTCCGAGAGCGAGGAGGATGGGGAGGAAATCGCGGAAACGGAAACGGGACCGCCCCTGGACCTCACTAGGAAAACATGA